The Cucumis melo cultivar AY chromosome 6, USDA_Cmelo_AY_1.0, whole genome shotgun sequence genome includes a region encoding these proteins:
- the LOC127149709 gene encoding uncharacterized protein LOC127149709 has product MDEQTNDQVQAVRQDVEGLKDQLAKILELLTTGRGKSVAGTSSQVEVDLNQVLEDILAYPPSFTPQRPSSPRMVDRTYPTSFPAPNPNTTTQQAAHVSDLISTPITKSGKKISEEQGSRKRLEFLEERLCTIEGIDMYESIDATQLCLISDVVIPLKFKIPDFEKYNGTTCPKSRLVMYCRKMSTYAHDDKLLIHRFQDSLVGPASRWYMQFDGSQVHRWNDLADSFLKQYKYNIDMAPDHLDLQRMEKRNVETFKEYAQRWRELVAQVQPPLTDKELTAIFINTLRAPYYDRMVGSASTNFSDVIRIGERIEFGVKNERITDFSSETRRMMTLKKKEEEIHELSST; this is encoded by the coding sequence ATGGATGAGCAAACCAATGATCAGGTTCAAGCAGTTCGTCAAGACGTTGAAGGATTGAAAGATCAATTGGCAAAGATCTTGGAACTGCTCACTACTGGAAGAGGAAAGAGTGTTGCAGGGACTTCATCACAAGTGGAAGTAGATCTAAACCAGGTACTAGAGGACATTCTTGCATACCCTCCAAGTTTTACTCCTCAAAGGCCGTCTAGTCCACGCATGGTGGATAGGACATATCCTACATCTTTTCCAGCACCAAATCCTAACACAACCACCCAACAGGCAGCCCATGTGAGTGATCTCATATCTACTCCAATTACGAAAAGTGGTAAGAAAATTTCAGAAGAGCAGGGTAGTAGAAAAAGATTAGAATTTCTAGAAGAAAGATTGTGCACCATTGAAGGTATAGACATGTACGAAAGTATCGACGCAACACAACTATGTTTAATATCAGATGTGGTGATCCCTCTCAAATTCAAGATTCCAGATTTTGAGAAGTACAATGGAACCACGTGCCCAAAAAGTCGTCTAGTTATGTATTGTCGGAAAATGTCAACTTACGCTCATGATGAtaaattgttgattcatcgcttCCAAGACAGCTTAGTTGGTCCAGCTTCTCGTTGGTACATGCAGTTTGATGGCTCACAAGTGCATAGGTGGAATGATCTCGCCGAttcatttttaaaacaatataagTACAATATTGATATGGCACCTGACCatttggatcttcaaaggatgGAAAAAAGGAATGTTGAAACTTTTAAGGAATATGCACAACGATGGAGAGAGTTAGTTGCACAAGTGCAACCTCCCCTAACCGACAAAGAATTGACAGCCATTTTCATAAACACTCTTCGGGCCCCATACTATGATAGAATGGTTGGAAGTGCTTCGACTAATTTCTCAGACGTCATAAGAATTGGGGAGAGGATTGAATTTGGAGTGAAGAATGAAAGGATCACCGATTTTTCTTCAGAGACAAGAAGGATGATGACCctaaagaagaaagaggaagaaatacATGAGTTGAGCTCGACTTAA